The proteins below are encoded in one region of Belonocnema kinseyi isolate 2016_QV_RU_SX_M_011 chromosome 1, B_treatae_v1, whole genome shotgun sequence:
- the LOC117178004 gene encoding uncharacterized protein LOC117178004 → MEVGTRWSSEQDKTNLESKLKNGCLKGDAAEVLASIELSAENYCVAWELLKERYDNRKIIREGHVKSLLHLPCISIEFPVRSLLDQVQKHIRALKALKESVDSWDTLLVIIIKENLNPFLREKCEDSNNELSQPTYSDIVTFLQKRAQFEDTKSYQQAPVAKNQYSFNKKSFSHSRQESTSSEHPAETATTSKSVTCALANVTSEGLLATAIVDIFNPQGKSKPCRVFLDSGPQLNFITEDTASFPNLRKKSVDISVTGVEYTSTGIKHSVSATMKSRFSKCQKNIDLFVLPRITAKIPSIPINRSEFELPKNITLADPEFHKPSDIDILIGIKLFYKLLCVGQIEFKNHPNVVLQKTQLGWLVAGEINSPSPTTKVQCHLAINSTPLDSSLTKFWEVEEIPKSKLLSAAERACEVHLANDTQGGATGCYIVKLPFNENKEEYETLNHMSFIKNSNSAELGFYLPHHAVVKSNSLTTKIRVVFDGSAKTSSGISLNNSLMVGPTIQDDLFSLLTRFRIDKYALTADIEKMCRQVLVHTDDAVYQKILFRENQNAPIKIYSLNTVTYGTSCASFLTIRALHQLANDEGAQHSIAAAALNQ, encoded by the exons ATGGAAGTCGGTACGAGGTGGTCTTCTGAGCAAGATAAAACGAATTtggagtcaaaattaaaaaatg GTTGTTTGAAAGGTGATGCTGCGGAAGTCCTAGCTTCAATTGAATTGTCGGCAGAAAATTATTGTGTCGCGTGGGAATTACTAAAAGAGCGTTATGACAATCGGAAAATCATTCGCGAAGGACACGTAAAATCTCTGTTACATTTGCCATGCATATCAATAGAATTTCCCGTTCGTTCGCTCCTTGATCAAGTGCAAAAGCATATCAGAGCTCTTAAAGCCTTGAAAGAATCCGTAGATAGTTGGGATACGCTATTAGTAATTATCATTAAAGAAAATCTAAATCCTTTTCTTCGCGAAAAATGCGAAGATTCTAACAATGAACTTTCCCAGCCAACCTATAGTGATATCGtaacatttttacaaaagcgtGCACAATTTGAAGACACTAAATCTTATCAGCAAGCGCCAGTAGCAAAAAATCAATACTCGTTTAACAAAAAATCGTTTTCGCATTCTCGTCAAG AATCAACTAGCTCAGAGCACCCGGCCGAAACCGCCACAACAAGCAAATCCGTTACTTGCGCGCTCGCGAACGTTACTTCTGAAGGCTTATTAGCCACTGCCATCGTTGACATTTTTAATCCGCAAGGAAAATCGAAACCTTGTCGTGTATTTTTGGATTCAGGCccacaattaaattttataactgaagatACTGCATCTTTTCCAAACTTACGCAAAAAATCGGTTGACATTTCGGTCACTGGCGTCGAATATACTTCCACAGGAATCAAACACTCGGTTTCCGCGACTATGAAATCGCGATTTAGTAAATgccaaaaaaatattgatcttttcgTGCTTCCTCGTATAACAGCAAAAATTCCTTCTATACCTATAAATCGGTCTGAGTTTGAACTCCCGAAAAATATCACTTTGGCAGATCCCGAGTTTCACAAGCCATCTGATATCGACATTCTTATTGGCATCAAACTCTTTTATAAACTCTTGTGTGTTGGtcaaattgagtttaaaaatcaTCCTAACGTGGTGCTGCAAAAAACTCAACTCGGATGGCTCGTAGCGGGTGAAATAAATAGCCCTTCTCCTACAACCAAAGTTCAGTGTCATCTCGCGATAAACTCAACACCTCTCGACTCGAGTCTCACTAAATTTTGGGAAGTCGAGGAAATTCCCAAGTCAAAATTACTTTCCGCTGCAGAAAGGGCATGCGAAGTCCATCTTGCAAATGATACGCAAGGTGGTGCCACTGGCTGTTACATTGTCAAATTGCCCTTCAATGAAAATAAAG AGGAATATGAGACTTTAAATCACATgtcgtttattaaaaattcaaactctgCTGAACTTGGATTTTACCTTCCACATCATGCCGTGGTAAAATCGAACAGTCTCACCACTAAAATTCGTGTGGTTTTCGATGGTTCCGCCAAAACTTCCTCTGGCATTTCTCTAAATAATTCACTGATGGTCGGTCCTACGATTCAGGACGATCTTTTCTCTTTATTAACTCGATTTCGCATTGACAAATATGCCCTCACTGCAGACATAGAAAAAATGTGCCGTCAGGTCTTAGTACATACCGATGACGCTGtctatcaaaaaatactttttcgcgAAAACCAAAATGCACCTATAAAAATATACTCGTTAAATACTGTCACATACGGTACTTCCTGTGCGTCTTTTCTGACCATTCGCGCATTACATCAATTAGCCAACGACGAAGGAGCACAGCATTCAATCGCTGCTGCCGCTTTGAATCAGTAA